One Silene latifolia isolate original U9 population chromosome 4, ASM4854445v1, whole genome shotgun sequence DNA segment encodes these proteins:
- the LOC141652422 gene encoding pectinesterase/pectinesterase inhibitor-like, translated as MASKVVISVISIIMVVAVVVGVVGVVHHTSKKDDTKNENKDESLSSSMKTLTALCTPTTFKDACIKSLGSVAQNESTTPQDYIHAGVKLALDQIIKASNLTDTLIPKANATKNAEMTHEAIQSCKGLFDLAVDRLNEAINHVHDPKSYKDDGLVWSIRLWLTDVVTFATTCADEFEEAEAPELHKIMQDGIVNATELTISMLDIVTKFNHVLGSLDLSLNTDKLLEIGTSDNGNVTSGISRRLLGISVDAQGYPTWLSATQRKLLGAKRFKKMKKNKGFGKKKGKGNKGKGKKIRKGVIAGGVAAGGAAAGGAVGVPRGIRPNVVVAQDGSGQFRSIMAALGAHPGKNFQGRYVIYVKAGIYTEEVLVGKQHPNVFMYGDGPTRTVVTGNKSFKRKFVTSKTAPFNVEGIGFFCKDMGFQNTAGFEGHQAVALRVNALQAVFQNCWFDAYQDTLYAQGGSQFFRDCQISGTVDFIFGNGATLIQNSRILVRLPGEDQRNMVTAQGGVAANEPTGLVIQGCEILPDRTLFPQRLQVETYLGRPWKAYAKTVFMETTIGDLIRPEGYYPWTGTVNLDTCFYGEFANRGPGANTATRVAWRHVKVLNRLEAQRYTASIFLAGASWVTATGVPLNPNLA; from the coding sequence atggCGAGTAAGGTAGTAATATCTGTAATATCAATAATAATGGTGGTAGCAGTTGTGGTGGGAGTTGTAGGTGTGGTTCACCATACTTCTAAAAAGGATGACACTAAAAACGAAAATAAGGATGAGAGTTTATCTTCATCAATGAAGACACTGACTGCACTTTGTACTCCTACCACTTTTAAAGATGCTTGCATCAAGAGTCTTGGATCTGTTGCTCAAAATGAAAGCACCACACCCCAAGACTATATTCACGCGGGTGTCAAGCTCGCTCTAGACCAAATTATCAAGGCCTCCAACCTCACCGACACTCTTATTCCTAAAGCCAATGCAACCAAGAACGCCGAAATGACCCATGAGGCCATTCAAAGTTGCAAAGGACTTTTTGATTTGGCGGTTGACCGTCTTAATGAGGCTATCAACCACGTTCACGATCCTAAATCCTACAAGGACGACGGATTAGTATGGAGTATTCGTTTATGGTTAACTGATGTTGTCACATTTGCTACCACCTGTGCCGATGAATTTGAAGAGGCCGAGGCTCCAGAACTACATAAAATAATGCAAGACGGTATTGTCAACGCTACGGAGCTTACCATTAGCATGCTTGACATCGTTACTAAATTCAATCATGTACTTGGCAGTTTAGATCTTTCTCTCAACACCGACAAGTTACTAGAGATCGGGACTTCTGACAATGGTAATGTGACATCAGGCATTAGTCGTCGTCTACTAGGAATAAGTGTTGATGCTCAAGGTTACCCTACATGGCTTTCTGCTACCCAGAGAAAACTACTTGGTGCCAAACGTttcaaaaagatgaaaaagaacaagggttttggaaagaaaaaaggaaaaggtaacaagggaaaggggaaaaaGATCAGAAAAGGAGTCATCGCAGGAGGAGTTGCTGCCGGAGGAGCTGCTGCCGGAGGAGCTGTTGGGGTTCCTCGTGGAATTAGACCAAATGTCGTGGTTGCCCAAGATGGTAGCGGACAATTTAGAAGTATCATGGCGGCTTTAGGTGCTCATCCGGGTAAGAATTTTCAAGGGAGGTATGTCATCTACGTTAAGGCAGGGATATACACAGAGGAGGTTCTGGTAGGAAAACAACACCCTAACGTGTTCATGTATGGTGATGGCCCAACAAGAACCGTGGTAACTGGTAACAAAAGTTTCAAAAGAAAATTTGTAACCTCAAAGACGGCTCCTTTTAATGTGGAGGGCATAGGGTTTTTCTGCAAGGATATGGGTTTCCAAAACACAGCTGGATTTGAAGGTCATCAAGCAGTGGCTTTAAGGGTTAACGCTTTACAAGCAGTGTTCCAAAATTGTTGGTTTGATGCTTACCAAGATACCTTATATGCACAAGGTGGGTCTCAATTTTTTAGGGATTGTCAAATATCAGGCACAGTAGATTTCATATTCGGAAATGGTGCGACCTTAATCCAAAACTCAAGAATACTAGTTAGGTTGCCTGGTGAAGATCAGAGGAATATGGTAACAGCACAAGGTGGTGTAGCTGCTAATGAGCCAACTGGACTTGTGATCCAAGGTTGTGAAATCCTACCAGATAGGACGCTCTTTCCTCAAAGGCTTCAAGTTGAAACCTATTTAGGACGTCCTTGGAAGGCTTATGCAAAGACTGTGTTCATGGAAACAACTATTGGTGATTTGATTCGTCCTGAAGGTTACTATCCTTGGACTGGAACAGTTAATCTTGACACTTGTTTTTATGGTGAGTTTGCCAATCGTGGACCTGGTGCCAACACCGCTACAAGGGTCGCCTGGAGACACGTTAAAGTTTTAAATAGACTTGAGGCCCAACGTTACACAGCTTCTATCTTCCTAGCTGGTGCTTCTTGGGTTACGGCTACTGGTGTTCCACTCAACCCTAATCTTGCCTAG
- the LOC141652423 gene encoding uncharacterized protein LOC141652423 produces the protein MESTPSGSIIFSTVGRPQYGFDIFSVDIHSSPTHEVRLTDGTSVNFNGQFIDDLQSIVFVSERNASAQLYLTRVSSSSDPPQKLTSAPTSLFHDRPVIHEDCLYFVSAHQPPSSLYISWPAVYFSLQGKDIVTRLTPLDVVDYSPSVSHSGNYIAVASYGSKPWGGEFHELHTQIVVFPVSDPSKRTVLADRGGWPTWARDDSIYFHRQSDDGWWSIYQVDFPISEESEPPRRVTPPGLHAFTPAAFHDSSKIAVATHRRDRGPYRHIEIFDMETGNFHPVTELLNPETHHYNPFVSPGSMFLGYHRFRGEGDKTVIPNLESIRSPVKSVKLLRINGNFPAVSPDGNLVAYNPGLEDANGGVKIMKWDGSKRWTLIKGQIAFHNSWCPADKNVIFTSLGGIFQASHIPVQVARLTFDASNLDMENVEVKILTKGETGNNGFPACSPDGKLVVFRSGRSGNKNLYVMDAEKGEYEMIRQLTEGDWTDTMPCWSPDGEWIAFSSNMHDPTNAVTFGIYMVRPDGSDLRRVHVEGSSEVAMERINHVCFSPDGHWLVFTANMGGVTAEPVSLPNQFQPYGDIFIARVDGTGLTRLTCDAYENGTPTWHSHQPLSLNNNSNVELDGEPLKGLFVDPLWMT, from the coding sequence ATGGAGTCTACTCCGAGTGGCAGTATCATATTTTCCACAGTTGGCCGCCCTCAGTACGGCTTCGATATCTTCTCAGTCGACATTCACTCATCTCCCACCCATGAAGTCCGCCTCACCGATGGCACCTCTGTCAACTTCAACGGCCAATTCATCGATGACCTTCAATCTATCGTGTTTGTCTCCGAACGCAATGCTTCTGCACAGCTCTACCTTACCCGGGTCTCCTCCTCCTCTGACCCGCCGCAGAAGCTAACCTCCGCTCCTACCAGCCTTTTCCATGATCGCCCCGTTATTCATGAGGACTGCCTGTACTTTGTCTCTGCTCACCAACCTCCTTCTTCCCTATATATTAGCTGGCCCGCTGTCTACTTCTCCCTCCAGGGTAAGGATATCGTAACTCGCCTCACCCCACTTGATGTTGTTGACTACAGTCCCTCTGTTTCTCATTCCGGCAACTACATCGCCGTTGCTTCCTACGGCTCCAAACCTTGGGGAGGTGAGTTCCACGAGCTTCATACCCAAATTGTTGTCTTTCCTGTTTCCGACCCCTCCAAACGCACCGTTTTGGCTGACCGGGGCGGCTGGCCCACTTGGGCTAGAGATGACTCCATCTACTTCCACCGTCAGTCTGATGACGGCTGGTGGAGCATTTATCAGGTGGATTTCCCAATCTCGGAGGAGTCGGAGCCGCCTCGCCGCGTCACTCCCCCGGGGCTTCACGCTTTCACTCCTGCCGCATTTCACGACAGCTCTAAAATCGCTGTCGCTACACACAGAAGGGACAGGGGACCCTACCGCCATATCGAGATCTTCGATATGGAGACAGGGAACTTCCACCCTGTAACGGAACTGCTGAACCCGGAAACACATCACTACAACCCATTTGTCTCCCCCGGATCCATGTTCCTGGGTTACCACCGCTTCCGTGGTGAAGGCGACAAAACAGTAATCCCGAACTTGGAATCAATAAGGTCGCCCGTCAAATCGGTGAAGCTTCTCAGAATAAACGGCAACTTCCCTGCTGTCTCACCCGACGGCAATCTTGTGGCATATAATCCGGGGCTGGAGGATGCCAATGGGGGAGTCAAAATAATGAAATGGGACGGCTCAAAAAGGTGGACCTTGATCAAAGGCCAGATAGCCTTCCACAACTCGTGGTGCCCAGCAGATAAAAATGTCATATTCACATCACTGGGCGGCATCTTTCAGGCCTCCCACATCCCAGTTCAGGTTGCTCGTCTCACCTTCGATGCATCAAACCTAGATATGGAAAATGTAGAGGTGAAGATATTGACTAAAGGGGAGACCGGGAACAACGGTTTCCCAGCTTGCTCGCCTGATGGTAAGCTGGTGGTGTTCCGTTCAGGGAGGTCGGGGAACAAGAATTTGTATGTCATGGACGCAGAGAAGGGAGAGTATGAGATGATAAGGCAGCTGACTGAGGGGGATTGGACAGACACAATGCCATGCTGGTCTCCTGATGGAGAGTGGATCGCTTTCTCATCCAACATGCACGACCCTACCAATGCGGTCACCTTTGGGATATACATGGTGAGGCCAGATGGGTCTGACCTCAGGAGGGTACACGTGGAGGGCTCAAGTGAAGTCGCCATGGAGAGGATCAATCATGTGTGCTTTAGCCCTGACGGTCACTGGCTCGTCTTCACAGCAAACATGGGAGGCGTCACAGCTGAGCCGGTGTCATTGCCTAACCAATTTCAGCCGTATGGGGATATATTCATCGCCAGGGTCGATGGAACTGGGTTGACTCGCCTCACGTGTGATGCCTATGAGAATGGTACGCCTACCTGGCATTCTCACCAACCCCTCTCCCTCAACAACAATTCAAATGTGGAGTTGGATGGGGAGCCATTGAAAGGCCTCTTTGTAGACCCTCTTTGGATGACTTAA
- the LOC141652424 gene encoding uncharacterized protein LOC141652424 isoform X3 → MGVVIYWYDAICFAIVGVAMLVSVYMLWTRERGGRMEETIMYHSFLVPRLHTYHNNNNNNNFISWSQLWSSCWRGLHPGWLLGFRLTSFFLLAAFLSWDIHVWGASIFIYYTEWTFALVMLYFAIGSVMSAYGCWLYCSKHGRSLNVQDIEADGDTGESRSRKGDSNYYQEQEQEPTLQRAGFWGYLMQIVYQTCAGAVILTDVVFWGIIVPLLSNARLGLNLLMGCMHTVNAVLLIVDTSINGLPFPWFRLAYFVLWSSAYVVFQWVIHLIGFSWWPYPFLELSTPWAPLWYLGIAVVHIPCYGLYILIVKAKNSILSRLFPRVFIRPHGEILDDSKTD, encoded by the exons ATGGGGGTAGTGATATATTGGTACGATGCAATTTGTTTCGCCATTGTTGGTGTGGCAATGCTTGTTTCGGTATACATGCTGTGGACAAGGGAAAGGGGAGGGAGGATGGAAGAGACCATAATGTACCACAGTTTTTTGGTACCCAGGTTACACACttaccataataataataataataataatttcataAGTTGGTCTCAACTTTGGAGTAGTTGTTGGCGTGGGCTGCACCCTGGTTGGCTGTTGGGCTTTCGTCTCACCTCCTTCTTTCTGCTTGCCGCCTTCTTGTCTTGGGATATCCATGTCTGGGGTGCTTCCATTTTCATCTATTACACCGA GTGGACATTTGCGTTAGTTATGCTGTATTTTGCG ATTGGGAGTGTTATGTCGGCTTATGGCTGCTGGTTATACTGTTCTAAACATGGTAGATCACTTAATGTACAAGATATTGAAGCGGATGGCGACACTGGAGAGAGTAGAAGCAGAAAAGGTGACAGTAACTACTACCAGGAACAGGAACAGGAACCAACACTGCAACGGGCTGGGTTTTGGGGATATCTCATGCAAATTGTATACCAG ACTTGTGCAGGTGCTGTGATTTTGACAGATGTagttttttggggaatcattgtACCTCTTCTGTCAAACGCACGTCTTGGGTTGAACCTG CTGATGGGGTGTATGCATACTGTGAATGCCGTCCTTCTAATTGTCGATACTTCAATCAATGGACTT CCATTTCCTTGGTTCCGGCTAGCTTACTTTGTGCTATGGAGCTCAGCCTATGTTGTATTTCAGTGGGTTATACACTTAATTGGTTTTTCATG GTGGCCATATCCCTTCCTGGAGCTCTCAACTCCGTGGGCGCCTCTGTG GTATCTTGGAATTGCGGTGGTTCACATTCCGTGTTATGGGCTGTATATATTGATAGTAAAGGCAAAAAACTCAATCTTGTCTAGGCTATTTCCACGCGTATTTATCAG GCCACATGGAGAAATATTGGATGATAGCAAAACAGATTGA
- the LOC141652424 gene encoding uncharacterized protein LOC141652424 isoform X2 yields the protein MQESGGVVVGVGLDYWLKWQVPVCALIMIIPAAVALKLITNNHHHHHHYHDGPLSMQDLWVPCWSNLNPKWLLVYRAFAFLTMSYLLYKMLLFAGLFAFYFYTQWTFTLVILYFAVATVVSARGCFMSSYKLQTPKQEAGFLGSALLAIYQTSAGASILTDLVFWCILMPMMAGKDFQLTLVIVCIHSLNAVFLIIDSLLNALPFPWFGFNYFMLWTVTYALFQWVLHACGFPWWPYPFLELSTPWAPLWYLGIAVVHIPCYGLYILIVKAKNSILSRLFPRVFIRPHGEILDDSKTD from the exons ATGCAGGAATCAGGCGGCGTGGTTGTGGGTGTTGGTCTTGATTACTGGTTGAAATGGCAGGTTCCAGTATGCGCACTCATCATGATCATCCCTGCTGCTGTTGCCCTCAAACTTATCACTaacaatcatcatcatcatcatcattatcatgaCGGCCCCCTGAGTATGCAGGATTTGTGGGTTCCTTGCTGGAGTAATCTCAACCCCAAATGGCTACTTGTCTACCGAGCTTTCGCTTTTCTCACCATGTCTTACCTTCTTTACAAGATGCTTCTCTTTGCCGGCCTCTTCGCCTTCTATTTCTATACACA GTGGACTTTTACCTTGGTCATTCTCTATTTTGCG GTTGCTACTGTTGTCTCTGCCCGAGGTTGCTTCATGTCTTCCTATAAACTGCAAACACCCAAACAGGAAGCCGGATTTTTGGGCTCCGCTTTACTTGCCATTTATCAG ACTTCTGCAGGTGCTTCCATACTCACTGACTTGGTATTTTGGTGCATTCTCATGCCTATGATGGCAGGCAAAGACTTTCAACTTACACTA GTAATAGTATGCATCCACTCCCTAAATGCAGTCTTCCTCATCATTGATTCTCTACTGAATGCTCTT CCATTTCCATGGTTTGGCTTCAACTATTTTATGCTGTGGACGGTGACATACGCCCTCTTTCAGTGGGTTCTTCACGCCTGTGGTTTCCCATG GTGGCCATATCCCTTCCTGGAGCTCTCAACTCCGTGGGCGCCTCTGTG GTATCTTGGAATTGCGGTGGTTCACATTCCGTGTTATGGGCTGTATATATTGATAGTAAAGGCAAAAAACTCAATCTTGTCTAGGCTATTTCCACGCGTATTTATCAG GCCACATGGAGAAATATTGGATGATAGCAAAACAGATTGA
- the LOC141652424 gene encoding uncharacterized protein LOC141652424 isoform X1: MGVVIYWYDAICFAIVGVAMLVSVYMLWTRERGGRMEETIMYHSFLVPRLHTYHNNNNNNNFISWSQLWSSCWRGLHPGWLLGFRLTSFFLLAAFLSWDIHVWGASIFIYYTEWTFALVMLYFAIGSVMSAYGCWLYCSKHGRSLNVQDIEADGDTGESRSRKGDSNYYQEQEQEPTLQRAGFWGYLMQIVYQTCAGAVILTDVVFWGIIVPLLSNARLGLNLLMGCMHTVNAVLLIVDTSINGLPFPWFRLAYFVLWSSAYVVFQWVIHLIGFSWWPYPFLELSTPTAPFSYLILAVSHIACYGLYALIVKFKDFIFTRLFPDSYIRLY, translated from the exons ATGGGGGTAGTGATATATTGGTACGATGCAATTTGTTTCGCCATTGTTGGTGTGGCAATGCTTGTTTCGGTATACATGCTGTGGACAAGGGAAAGGGGAGGGAGGATGGAAGAGACCATAATGTACCACAGTTTTTTGGTACCCAGGTTACACACttaccataataataataataataataatttcataAGTTGGTCTCAACTTTGGAGTAGTTGTTGGCGTGGGCTGCACCCTGGTTGGCTGTTGGGCTTTCGTCTCACCTCCTTCTTTCTGCTTGCCGCCTTCTTGTCTTGGGATATCCATGTCTGGGGTGCTTCCATTTTCATCTATTACACCGA GTGGACATTTGCGTTAGTTATGCTGTATTTTGCG ATTGGGAGTGTTATGTCGGCTTATGGCTGCTGGTTATACTGTTCTAAACATGGTAGATCACTTAATGTACAAGATATTGAAGCGGATGGCGACACTGGAGAGAGTAGAAGCAGAAAAGGTGACAGTAACTACTACCAGGAACAGGAACAGGAACCAACACTGCAACGGGCTGGGTTTTGGGGATATCTCATGCAAATTGTATACCAG ACTTGTGCAGGTGCTGTGATTTTGACAGATGTagttttttggggaatcattgtACCTCTTCTGTCAAACGCACGTCTTGGGTTGAACCTG CTGATGGGGTGTATGCATACTGTGAATGCCGTCCTTCTAATTGTCGATACTTCAATCAATGGACTT CCATTTCCTTGGTTCCGGCTAGCTTACTTTGTGCTATGGAGCTCAGCCTATGTTGTATTTCAGTGGGTTATACACTTAATTGGTTTTTCATG GTGGCCGTATCCTTTCCTCGAGTTGTCAACACCAACGGCACCATTCAG CTACTTAATTCTGGCAGTATCTCACATTGCTTGCTATGGATTGTACGCACTAATTGTCAAATTCAAGGATTTTATTTTTACCAGACTTTTTCCGGATTCATACATTAGGTTGTACTAA